Proteins from a genomic interval of Desulfofustis limnaeus:
- a CDS encoding FKBP-type peptidyl-prolyl cis-trans isomerase: MTVAAKGNTVKIHYTGTLDNGSIFDTSEGREPLEFTIGSGQVIAGFDEAVSGMAVGEKKQVKIPVHKAYGPRNEDLVIAAPIEHVPADLNPEVGQKLQVGGANGEVLMVTVTDITDTHILLDANPPLAGQDLIFDIELVAVA, from the coding sequence ATGACGGTAGCAGCAAAAGGTAACACGGTAAAAATCCACTATACCGGCACCCTTGATAACGGCTCCATATTCGACACTTCCGAGGGCCGGGAACCACTCGAATTCACCATCGGCAGCGGCCAGGTCATCGCCGGGTTCGACGAAGCGGTCTCGGGCATGGCCGTCGGCGAGAAGAAACAGGTCAAGATCCCGGTCCACAAGGCGTACGGTCCACGTAATGAGGACCTGGTCATCGCCGCCCCCATCGAGCATGTCCCGGCCGATCTGAACCCCGAGGTGGGCCAGAAGCTGCAGGTGGGTGGAGCCAACGGGGAGGTTCTGATGGTGACGGTGACCGACATTACCGATACCCACATCCTGCTCGATGCCAATCCCCCGCTTGCCGGCCAAGACCTCATTTTTGACATAGAATTGGTGGCCGTCGCTTGA
- a CDS encoding rhodanese-like domain-containing protein, with product MPDVTLVSAAEAHERQKHGQALLVCAYDSDEKFNTYRLEGAISLSEFASRLDAIDRDRELIFYCN from the coding sequence ATGCCCGATGTGACGCTCGTCAGCGCCGCCGAAGCGCATGAACGACAAAAACATGGCCAGGCCCTGCTGGTCTGTGCCTACGACAGTGACGAAAAATTCAACACCTACCGGTTGGAGGGGGCTATTTCGCTTAGCGAATTCGCGTCGCGGCTAGACGCCATCGACCGGGACCGGGAACTCATCTTCTACTGCAACTGA
- the cydC gene encoding thiol reductant ABC exporter subunit CydC, producing the protein MNELLPFIRLLHPHRIWVFWGIAAGILTLLASIGLLAVSGWFLSASAVAGLSLVAAQRFDIHTPSAGVRGFAVLRTVGRYAERVISHEATLRLLASLRVWFYQTIEPQAPASLYRHRSGDLLNRIVTDIDTLDLLFVRVLAPTVVAAAVAMAVGGLLWWLAPSLAVVFSLIFLLAGLLIPLLAERLGRPIGAQIQQHQGELRSNLVEDLQGMADLSVYGAQHRRCQERLAECDRLLGLQEKMAVISGGSTAHITLFSGLAALAALYLALPLAQDGHFSEPVLALITFGVLATFESVQPLPLAYQMLGKIRAAAGRLIEVGEAPVTVVFPDVRAPESVDLSIDFQKVCFGYPGSGTARVIESIDLSIPAQSTVALVGPSGSGKTTLAHLLSRFWDPDHGSIMIGGTDLRRFSEEQLRRKITLVSQRAHVFNATLRDNLLIAAPHADEAQLRKALERAQLAEFVDGLPDGLDTWTGEGGSQLSGGEARRLILARALLKNAPIWILDEPTEGLDNDNRRRFTETIFANLSGRSGLFITHTREALTRVNQVCFLENGHIVACGSHERLFAENRRYHHFIGTQQS; encoded by the coding sequence ATGAACGAACTGCTGCCCTTCATCCGACTGCTTCATCCCCACCGGATATGGGTGTTCTGGGGTATCGCCGCCGGGATACTCACCCTGCTGGCCAGCATTGGCCTGCTGGCGGTATCCGGCTGGTTCCTCAGCGCTTCCGCAGTTGCCGGATTGAGCTTGGTCGCCGCTCAGCGTTTTGACATCCACACGCCGAGTGCCGGCGTCCGCGGGTTCGCCGTTCTACGCACCGTGGGACGATATGCGGAGCGGGTCATCTCCCATGAGGCTACCCTTCGTCTCCTGGCGTCATTACGCGTCTGGTTCTATCAAACCATTGAGCCACAGGCACCGGCCAGCCTGTACCGTCATCGCAGCGGTGATCTGCTGAACAGGATCGTCACCGATATCGATACGCTGGACTTGCTGTTCGTCCGCGTTCTTGCTCCGACCGTCGTTGCTGCTGCGGTGGCGATGGCGGTGGGAGGACTGCTCTGGTGGCTGGCTCCGTCACTGGCGGTGGTCTTTTCCCTCATCTTCCTGCTGGCCGGACTCCTGATCCCGCTGCTCGCCGAACGGCTGGGACGCCCGATCGGTGCTCAGATACAACAACACCAGGGAGAGTTACGCAGCAACCTGGTGGAGGATCTGCAAGGTATGGCCGATTTGAGTGTGTATGGTGCCCAGCACCGTCGTTGCCAAGAACGGCTAGCCGAATGCGACCGGCTCCTTGGCCTTCAGGAAAAGATGGCGGTGATCAGCGGCGGCTCCACCGCGCATATCACCCTGTTCAGCGGATTGGCGGCTCTGGCGGCGCTCTATCTGGCGCTGCCGCTGGCTCAGGACGGCCATTTCTCCGAACCGGTGCTCGCCTTGATCACCTTCGGGGTGCTTGCCACCTTTGAATCGGTCCAACCCTTGCCGCTGGCCTACCAGATGCTCGGCAAGATCCGGGCTGCGGCAGGTAGGCTGATCGAGGTTGGTGAAGCTCCGGTAACAGTCGTTTTTCCTGACGTTCGGGCACCGGAATCGGTTGATCTTTCCATCGATTTTCAAAAGGTCTGCTTTGGCTATCCGGGTTCCGGCACTGCGCGGGTCATCGAGTCCATCGACCTCAGCATCCCGGCCCAGTCCACCGTCGCGCTGGTCGGCCCCAGCGGCAGCGGCAAGACAACCCTGGCACACCTGCTTAGCCGCTTCTGGGACCCCGATCACGGGTCCATCATGATCGGCGGCACCGATCTACGCCGTTTCAGCGAGGAGCAACTACGCCGGAAGATCACGCTGGTGTCGCAACGAGCCCATGTCTTCAACGCCACCCTGCGCGACAACCTGCTCATTGCCGCACCGCACGCGGACGAGGCGCAACTGCGGAAAGCCCTGGAGCGGGCCCAGTTGGCCGAATTCGTCGACGGCCTGCCGGACGGTCTCGACACCTGGACGGGGGAGGGCGGCTCGCAACTCTCCGGCGGCGAGGCCAGGCGGCTGATCCTGGCCCGGGCCCTGCTCAAGAATGCCCCGATCTGGATCCTCGACGAACCCACCGAAGGACTCGACAACGACAACCGGCGACGTTTCACCGAGACCATCTTCGCCAACCTGTCCGGCAGAAGCGGTCTGTTCATCACCCACACGAGAGAAGCCCTGACCCGGGTTAACCAGGTCTGTTTCCTGGAAAACGGCCACATCGTCGCCTGCGGTAGCCATGAACGCTTGTTCGCCGAAAACCGGCGTTACCACCATTTCATCGGCACCCAGCAGAGCTGA
- a CDS encoding VOC family protein, whose amino-acid sequence MSHSLAIGGIHHITAIAGSAAANLAFYEQVLGLRLVKQTVNFDDPFTYHLYYGDERGTPGTILTFFPWQDLPRGRVGAGMVASVAFSIPAPAIDYWRNRLQQHRIPGTIANLV is encoded by the coding sequence ATGAGCCACTCTCTCGCCATCGGCGGCATCCATCATATTACGGCGATCGCCGGTTCCGCGGCAGCCAACCTCGCCTTCTACGAACAAGTCCTCGGCCTCCGTTTGGTTAAACAGACCGTCAATTTCGACGACCCGTTCACCTATCATCTCTACTACGGAGATGAACGAGGTACTCCGGGCACCATCCTCACCTTTTTTCCCTGGCAGGACCTGCCGCGGGGCAGGGTCGGCGCCGGCATGGTCGCCAGTGTCGCCTTTTCCATTCCCGCCCCGGCCATCGATTACTGGCGCAATCGGCTCCAACAACACCGCATCCCCGGCACCATCGCAAACCTGGTTTGA
- a CDS encoding cyclophilin-like fold protein: MPRITISWPAGTITAVLRETPTASRLLDALPISARANVWGDEVYFPVPFTADTESDAATVVDKGAVCFWLAGDSLALLFGPTPVSEGDECRLISAANIVGMMEGDLRHLRSVRNGDLMTVDKV; the protein is encoded by the coding sequence ATGCCACGAATTACTATTTCCTGGCCCGCCGGCACGATAACCGCAGTCCTGCGCGAAACGCCCACGGCCAGCAGGCTACTCGATGCATTACCGATCTCGGCACGAGCCAACGTTTGGGGCGACGAGGTCTATTTTCCCGTGCCGTTTACCGCCGATACCGAATCTGATGCGGCGACAGTCGTCGACAAAGGGGCGGTTTGTTTCTGGCTGGCAGGGGATTCTCTCGCCCTACTGTTCGGACCGACCCCGGTTTCCGAAGGCGATGAGTGCCGCTTGATCAGCGCCGCCAATATTGTCGGCATGATGGAGGGAGATCTGCGCCACCTTCGGTCGGTGCGCAACGGTGACCTGATGACCGTCGACAAGGTGTAA
- a CDS encoding AEC family transporter yields MHQLAITFFIIIAGISSGVAIRHWARHRHERLSAAIPRIRKRLQKISLLGFFSLAFFLAVWNLSFKETALIVLPIIGTSIYLIGGLLGYLIAVTGGSNRRQRGTLLCCGAMTNTGALGGLIVYVFLGEIGFGLLMLYKLFEDAIYYGIMFPLAKYFSQDTSATIDIGGSLKGIVTDPLIVVSLLALGSGAVLNLGDIPRPEFLGVVSAVCVPVGTSLLLISIGLGLEVGSLRRHFTAGLKIAAVKFLCLPLVAFFCAWLLGLGAIADELPLHVVLIASSMPVGFNGIVVSSIYDLDLDLANTCWLVSTSLLVIVLPWLFYLVQ; encoded by the coding sequence ATGCACCAACTAGCCATCACCTTTTTCATCATCATTGCTGGCATTTCCAGTGGCGTCGCTATTCGTCACTGGGCCCGACACCGTCATGAACGATTGAGTGCAGCCATTCCCCGCATCAGAAAGCGTTTGCAGAAGATCAGTCTGCTTGGTTTTTTCTCGTTGGCCTTTTTTCTCGCCGTCTGGAATCTGTCTTTCAAGGAAACGGCTCTCATCGTACTACCGATTATCGGAACCAGTATCTATTTGATAGGCGGACTGCTCGGTTATCTGATTGCCGTGACCGGCGGCAGCAATCGTCGCCAACGGGGAACACTGCTCTGTTGCGGGGCAATGACCAACACCGGGGCACTGGGTGGCCTGATCGTCTATGTATTCCTCGGCGAGATCGGGTTCGGTCTGCTCATGCTTTACAAGCTGTTCGAAGATGCAATCTATTACGGCATCATGTTTCCTCTCGCCAAGTATTTCAGTCAGGATACCTCCGCCACGATCGATATCGGCGGAAGCCTCAAGGGCATTGTCACCGATCCGCTGATTGTCGTGTCCCTGCTTGCCCTCGGTAGCGGAGCTGTGCTCAATCTGGGAGATATTCCACGCCCTGAGTTTCTCGGTGTAGTCAGCGCGGTCTGTGTCCCGGTCGGAACCTCGTTGCTGCTCATCTCAATCGGCCTTGGCCTGGAAGTCGGTAGTCTTCGCCGCCATTTCACAGCGGGTTTGAAAATCGCTGCCGTCAAGTTCCTCTGCCTGCCGTTGGTCGCCTTTTTCTGTGCCTGGCTGCTCGGTCTCGGAGCCATTGCCGACGAGTTACCGCTGCACGTGGTTCTTATAGCATCCTCGATGCCGGTCGGCTTCAACGGTATCGTTGTCTCATCCATCTATGACCTGGATCTGGACCTGGCCAACACCTGCTGGCTGGTCTCCACCAGCCTTCTGGTGATTGTTCTGCCATGGCTCTTCTATCTCGTTCAGTAG
- a CDS encoding 4Fe-4S binding protein, giving the protein MSKLARFLVMSLALLTIAAHNLRHGDTGAMLFWLLGAGLMMSRCSWKWWALAGLFGFGAALWASVTLDLVQQRMMLHQPWLRLAAILGTVTLLCLIAASSTLWQAWHQRTLETTAPGIAYLLTVAGLALAKTISPVDVLLADRFLPGSGWVVIFGLGLYAAWITGKMLDARATARWRRLIWSLFSVVFFSQLVLGLAGLEKLLMTGSLHLPVPALIAAGPLFRGDGLFMVVLFATAVALAGPAWCSHLCYVGAWDNLAATVHKQSTPLPGWTKVMRWLLCLAVLGLALILGRSGFPASQAVLLAAAFGLVGVGLMLSWSRRSGTMTHCLTYCPMGLLANLFGRVNPWRITVGPGCTGCGKCTSICRYDALRPVDLQKQRAGFTCSLCGDCIGSCPHGRLQYHFPRLSSGTARAVFLTVVISLHALFLGVARL; this is encoded by the coding sequence ATGTCGAAGCTGGCACGTTTTCTCGTTATGTCTCTGGCCCTGTTGACCATTGCGGCGCATAACCTGCGGCATGGCGATACCGGCGCCATGCTCTTCTGGTTGCTTGGCGCTGGGCTCATGATGTCTCGCTGTTCCTGGAAATGGTGGGCGCTCGCCGGACTATTCGGTTTTGGCGCAGCCTTGTGGGCAAGTGTTACGCTTGATCTGGTGCAGCAGCGGATGATGTTGCACCAGCCGTGGCTGCGTCTCGCCGCCATCCTCGGGACAGTAACGTTGCTCTGTCTGATTGCGGCGAGCAGCACCCTGTGGCAGGCATGGCATCAGCGGACGCTGGAGACGACGGCCCCGGGAATAGCCTATTTGCTGACCGTGGCCGGGCTGGCGCTGGCCAAGACCATAAGTCCGGTCGATGTCCTGCTGGCCGACCGTTTTCTGCCCGGCAGCGGCTGGGTGGTTATCTTCGGACTGGGGCTCTATGCCGCCTGGATCACCGGCAAGATGCTCGACGCTCGAGCTACGGCACGGTGGCGACGCCTTATCTGGTCGCTCTTCTCGGTGGTCTTCTTCAGTCAGTTGGTGCTCGGCCTGGCCGGACTGGAAAAATTATTAATGACCGGCTCGCTGCATCTCCCGGTTCCCGCCTTGATCGCCGCCGGCCCATTGTTTCGCGGCGACGGACTGTTCATGGTCGTTCTGTTCGCCACCGCCGTCGCCCTGGCCGGGCCGGCCTGGTGCAGCCACCTCTGTTATGTCGGTGCCTGGGATAACCTGGCCGCCACCGTCCACAAACAGTCGACCCCCTTGCCCGGCTGGACCAAGGTGATGCGCTGGCTGCTCTGCCTGGCCGTCCTTGGCCTGGCACTCATCCTCGGCCGCAGCGGTTTCCCCGCATCCCAGGCGGTATTGTTGGCCGCGGCCTTCGGGCTGGTCGGCGTCGGTCTGATGCTGAGCTGGTCACGGCGGAGCGGGACTATGACGCACTGCCTCACCTATTGTCCCATGGGCTTGTTGGCCAATCTGTTCGGTAGAGTCAACCCATGGCGGATAACCGTCGGACCGGGATGCACCGGCTGTGGCAAATGTACCAGTATCTGCCGCTACGATGCCTTGCGGCCGGTTGATTTGCAAAAGCAGCGCGCGGGTTTCACCTGCTCGTTATGCGGGGATTGTATCGGTTCCTGCCCTCACGGCCGCCTCCAGTACCATTTCCCCAGACTTTCCAGCGGTACGGCACGGGCTGTATTTCTGACTGTCGTCATCAGCCTGCACGCACTATTCCTCGGGGTCGCCCGCCTCTGA
- the cydD gene encoding thiol reductant ABC exporter subunit CydD: MSPPRAWLQSLHPHCRRTVALTIILAASGGVCAVAQAALLAHILHAAVIEGAGREELLHFFAALAGVVLLRSLLGWGRELSGQRASTLVRRFVRAQLLQRFNAAGPLPLLERQTAPLASSVIERVEALHGYFAQYLPQRVVALIVPTMIILVAFSVSWAVGLIFLLTAPLIPALMVMIGRGAENLSQKNFQLLSRMSAHFLDTLQGLATLKLFLRSRDEAERIAVSSDEYRKGTMAVLRVAFLSSAVLEFFTSVAIAMTAVFLGLSYLHFLDFGLYGNQLTLCTGLFLLLLAPDVYLPLRELGTHFHARADALGAADELSALLADLPVQPLPAASPRMAGQPSVAVEFRHVSQHYAGRTKPALDDLCLTVRAGEWLAIVGASGAGKTTLLNLLLGFLPLQQGEILVNGRSLADLNPDLWRSHLAWVPQQPHLFFGSLADNIGLGNPELTGAQIAAAAQQAGLQQSAGLLSGLNTGAGEQGNRLSGGQIRRVALARAFAKAAPLLLLDEPTAGLDLENERLIMTSLERLRQGKTVIMLTHRLDTARHADRIAVMAAGAVVEQGTHDQLLAGNGVYAGLVLVTERATEVS; encoded by the coding sequence GTGTCACCACCGCGCGCCTGGCTTCAGTCCCTGCACCCCCACTGCCGTCGTACGGTAGCGTTGACCATTATCCTGGCGGCGAGCGGCGGGGTCTGTGCCGTCGCCCAGGCCGCGCTGCTCGCTCATATCCTCCACGCTGCCGTGATCGAAGGCGCCGGGCGCGAGGAGCTGCTGCACTTTTTTGCCGCGCTCGCCGGGGTGGTGCTGCTGCGTTCGCTGCTCGGCTGGGGCAGGGAACTCTCCGGACAGCGCGCGTCAACCCTGGTTCGACGATTTGTCCGTGCCCAGCTGCTGCAACGCTTCAATGCAGCCGGTCCGTTGCCGCTCCTGGAAAGACAGACGGCACCACTGGCCAGTTCGGTGATCGAACGCGTCGAGGCACTGCATGGCTATTTTGCCCAGTACCTGCCGCAGAGGGTGGTGGCACTGATTGTCCCAACCATGATCATACTGGTCGCGTTCAGTGTCAGCTGGGCGGTGGGGCTGATCTTTTTACTGACCGCACCGCTCATTCCGGCGCTGATGGTCATGATCGGCCGGGGCGCCGAAAACCTGAGCCAAAAGAATTTCCAGCTCCTGTCGCGGATGAGCGCGCATTTCCTCGACACCCTGCAGGGACTGGCCACCCTCAAGCTGTTCTTGCGCTCTCGAGACGAAGCGGAGCGTATCGCCGTGTCCTCGGACGAATATCGCAAAGGGACCATGGCTGTATTGCGGGTGGCTTTTCTTTCTTCGGCAGTCCTTGAATTTTTCACGTCGGTGGCCATCGCCATGACCGCCGTCTTCCTCGGCCTGTCCTACCTCCACTTTCTCGATTTCGGCCTCTATGGCAATCAGCTCACTTTATGCACCGGGCTGTTCCTGCTCTTGCTCGCTCCTGATGTGTATCTGCCGTTGCGCGAACTCGGCACCCATTTCCACGCCCGCGCCGACGCGCTCGGCGCCGCTGATGAATTGAGCGCATTGCTGGCTGACCTACCGGTCCAGCCCCTGCCTGCCGCCTCCCCTCGGATGGCCGGACAACCTAGTGTCGCAGTGGAGTTCCGCCACGTCAGTCAACACTATGCCGGTCGCACCAAGCCGGCGCTTGACGATCTCTGTCTGACGGTCAGGGCCGGTGAGTGGCTGGCCATCGTCGGCGCCAGCGGTGCCGGAAAGACCACGCTTCTCAACCTGCTCCTCGGCTTCCTCCCACTGCAGCAGGGCGAGATACTCGTCAACGGACGATCTCTGGCGGACCTCAATCCCGATCTATGGCGTAGTCACCTTGCCTGGGTGCCGCAACAACCGCACCTGTTCTTCGGCAGCCTGGCGGACAACATTGGGCTGGGCAACCCCGAGCTGACCGGCGCGCAGATCGCAGCAGCAGCCCAGCAGGCCGGCCTCCAGCAGAGCGCCGGCCTGCTCTCCGGGCTGAACACCGGTGCCGGCGAACAGGGCAATCGCCTCTCCGGTGGCCAGATACGCCGAGTAGCCCTGGCCCGGGCCTTTGCCAAGGCTGCTCCGCTACTGCTCCTGGACGAACCGACCGCCGGTCTCGACCTGGAAAACGAGCGGTTGATCATGACTAGTCTGGAGCGGCTGCGACAAGGAAAAACGGTGATCATGCTCACCCACCGGCTGGATACCGCCAGGCATGCTGACCGGATAGCAGTGATGGCAGCGGGAGCGGTGGTCGAGCAGGGCACCCACGATCAACTCCTGGCAGGGAACGGCGTCTATGCCGGCCTGGTACTGGTAACAGAACGGGCGACGGAGGTGTCATGA
- a CDS encoding SdiA-regulated domain-containing protein — MTWVRIILIMAAVVMIGCRSGRAGLEPHRVVVMDAAIAGPSDICLHPDGGTLLIVSDKGALFQADLDGEIKRRAPFHGGDFEGVYVHEKKIYVAEERDRLVYRFDSDSLEREKTYSVPYEGKRNSGYESVVFNRARDVFLLITEKDPVIVFELNGDFEVLKRFPLDVAEDISAATWHEGFLWLVSDEERAVLKLDPHSYEVLQRWEVPSVRKPEGIAFVGETMMLVCDAERRLYYFAAPR, encoded by the coding sequence ATGACCTGGGTACGAATAATTTTGATCATGGCAGCCGTGGTCATGATCGGCTGCCGTTCGGGTAGGGCCGGACTCGAACCGCACCGGGTGGTTGTCATGGATGCGGCGATCGCCGGCCCATCCGATATCTGTCTTCATCCCGATGGTGGGACGTTGCTGATCGTCAGCGACAAAGGGGCCCTCTTCCAGGCGGATCTCGATGGTGAGATAAAAAGGCGGGCGCCGTTTCACGGTGGTGATTTCGAAGGCGTCTACGTCCACGAAAAAAAGATCTATGTGGCCGAAGAGCGCGACCGGCTTGTCTATCGCTTCGATTCCGACAGCTTGGAGCGAGAGAAGACCTATTCGGTTCCCTATGAGGGCAAGCGCAATAGCGGCTATGAAAGCGTTGTTTTTAACCGGGCTCGCGACGTGTTTCTGCTGATAACCGAGAAAGATCCGGTGATTGTCTTCGAGTTGAACGGCGATTTTGAGGTGTTAAAGAGATTCCCGCTTGATGTGGCCGAGGATATTTCGGCAGCCACCTGGCATGAGGGGTTTCTCTGGCTGGTGAGTGATGAGGAGCGGGCGGTGCTGAAGCTCGATCCGCACAGTTATGAGGTGCTGCAACGGTGGGAAGTCCCGTCGGTGCGCAAACCGGAGGGTATCGCCTTTGTCGGTGAGACGATGATGCTGGTTTGCGATGCAGAGCGGCGGCTCTATTATTTTGCCGCCCCGAGGTGA
- a CDS encoding SLC13 family permease, which produces MSYEIIVLLVIVSGAMVLFVGGWLRVDLVGLLVLSSLSLTGLITPQEALAGFSSPAVVTVWALFILSAGLTRTGIAHQLGQPLQRFAKGSEVVLIMVLMAAASLLSALINTTTVAAILLPSTMELARRSGRPPSRLLLPLALGCLLGGPFTGISTPPNILVTDAIRAAGFTPFGIFDFTPITAVIVVVGIVFMVVFGRYLLPSRRLEDASGTGAAVGASYQLSTHLFTTRIPGGSPLEGRTIAESRIGSALYLTVLALQRNGMLQLAPRPDQVLQGGDVLIVHGNPSHLQRFHASQHLQVEPIEPLHDLLRDSLATAVAEIGDGSPLIGKQLSESGLRRDYRVHVLQVHGAGEQVAADLRYHRLANGDRLVLQGERAVLESLPEHQLFARVSLAAESEIETLLDRHGELLPIRVPQGSVLAGHDLVESRLSNAFGLTVVALRRDDTFLFMPSPQERVQPDDVLIVQGGRRDLEILEGLQELTIVKQSSSQIAELESQEIGVTEVLLSPRTTLAGKTLAELLFRERYGISVLAVWRKGQARRSQLQDMPLQFGDALLVYGHRSKLEALSRDPDFLVLDKAAARAPRLEKARLSVVIMAAVIISAMTGLLPISIAALVGATIMVLVGCLSMEEAYRAIEWKVIFLIASMLPLGAAIENSGAAQLGAAALVSSVGELGPRWVVAALFGVTVLGTQIIPTAALVVLMSPVALSAAATLSISPHLLMMTVAISASSSFASPLSHPAHLLVMGPGGYRFVDYLKVGVPITILTMAVSVVVLPILWPPY; this is translated from the coding sequence ATGTCATACGAGATTATTGTTCTGCTGGTTATTGTTTCTGGTGCGATGGTGCTTTTTGTCGGCGGATGGCTGCGGGTCGACCTGGTCGGACTGCTGGTGCTGTCATCGCTGTCTTTGACGGGATTGATCACGCCGCAAGAGGCGCTTGCCGGCTTCAGCAGCCCGGCGGTGGTTACCGTCTGGGCCCTGTTCATCCTGTCGGCCGGCCTGACCCGAACCGGTATTGCCCATCAGCTGGGTCAGCCGTTGCAGCGGTTTGCCAAGGGCAGTGAGGTCGTCTTGATAATGGTGTTGATGGCCGCCGCCAGTCTCCTTTCGGCGCTGATCAATACCACCACCGTGGCCGCCATCTTGCTGCCGTCCACCATGGAACTGGCCCGGCGAAGCGGCCGGCCGCCTTCGCGTCTGTTGTTGCCGCTGGCGCTGGGGTGCCTGCTTGGCGGGCCGTTTACCGGGATCTCCACGCCGCCCAATATCCTGGTTACCGACGCGATCCGTGCTGCCGGTTTCACGCCTTTTGGTATCTTCGACTTCACGCCGATAACCGCCGTCATCGTGGTGGTCGGGATTGTCTTCATGGTGGTGTTCGGGCGATATTTGTTGCCCAGCCGCCGGCTTGAAGATGCATCCGGAACCGGTGCCGCGGTTGGTGCGTCCTATCAGCTCAGCACTCACCTGTTCACCACCCGAATTCCCGGTGGTTCGCCCCTGGAAGGGAGGACCATTGCCGAGAGTCGCATCGGATCGGCGCTTTATCTGACTGTTTTGGCGCTGCAGCGAAACGGCATGCTGCAACTGGCGCCCCGGCCCGACCAGGTGCTGCAGGGTGGTGATGTGCTGATCGTTCACGGTAATCCGAGCCACCTGCAGCGTTTTCATGCCAGTCAGCATCTGCAGGTGGAGCCGATCGAACCGCTGCACGACCTGCTTCGTGATTCTCTGGCGACGGCGGTTGCCGAGATCGGCGACGGTTCTCCGTTGATCGGTAAACAGTTGAGCGAAAGTGGCCTGCGGCGGGATTATCGTGTCCATGTCCTGCAGGTGCATGGGGCAGGCGAACAAGTGGCTGCCGATCTGCGTTATCACCGGCTGGCCAACGGGGATCGGCTGGTGCTCCAAGGTGAGCGAGCGGTACTCGAGAGCCTGCCGGAACACCAGCTCTTTGCACGAGTGAGCTTGGCGGCCGAGTCGGAGATCGAGACGCTGCTTGACCGGCATGGGGAGTTGCTGCCCATCCGGGTTCCCCAGGGCTCGGTTCTGGCCGGGCATGATCTGGTGGAAAGCCGTCTGAGCAACGCCTTCGGGCTGACGGTTGTCGCTCTTCGACGCGACGATACGTTTCTTTTCATGCCGTCACCCCAGGAGCGTGTGCAGCCCGATGATGTCCTGATCGTGCAGGGGGGCCGCCGTGATCTCGAGATCCTTGAGGGGTTGCAGGAGTTGACCATTGTCAAACAGTCGTCAAGCCAGATTGCCGAGCTTGAATCGCAGGAAATCGGAGTTACCGAGGTCTTGTTGTCGCCGCGAACGACGCTGGCCGGCAAGACCCTGGCCGAGTTGCTCTTTCGTGAACGCTACGGTATCAGTGTGCTGGCCGTTTGGCGCAAGGGTCAGGCCCGGCGTTCCCAGTTGCAGGACATGCCGCTGCAGTTCGGCGATGCTCTGCTCGTCTACGGTCATCGCAGCAAACTCGAGGCCTTGTCCCGCGATCCCGATTTCCTGGTGCTGGACAAAGCGGCAGCGCGCGCGCCGAGGCTGGAGAAGGCTCGTCTCTCGGTGGTGATCATGGCCGCGGTGATTATTAGCGCCATGACCGGGTTGTTGCCGATCTCCATTGCCGCGCTGGTGGGAGCCACCATCATGGTGCTGGTCGGCTGCCTGAGCATGGAGGAGGCCTATCGAGCCATCGAGTGGAAGGTGATCTTCCTCATCGCTTCCATGCTGCCGCTCGGCGCCGCCATCGAAAATAGCGGGGCGGCTCAACTCGGGGCGGCGGCGCTGGTCTCATCGGTCGGAGAACTGGGTCCGCGCTGGGTGGTTGCGGCGCTGTTCGGGGTGACGGTGTTGGGGACCCAGATTATCCCGACGGCCGCGCTGGTGGTTTTGATGTCTCCGGTGGCGCTCAGCGCCGCGGCGACGCTGAGCATCTCGCCGCACCTACTGATGATGACGGTGGCCATTTCCGCCTCGTCGAGTTTCGCCAGCCCGCTATCCCATCCCGCTCACCTGCTGGTTATGGGACCCGGTGGTTATCGTTTTGTCGATTATTTGAAAGTCGGCGTCCCGATCACGATCCTGACCATGGCTGTTTCGGTGGTGGTGCTGCCGATCTTGTGGCCGCCCTATTGA